The following are encoded together in the Xanthobacter autotrophicus Py2 genome:
- a CDS encoding peptidase S1 and S6 chymotrypsin/Hap (PFAM: peptidase S1 and S6 chymotrypsin/Hap~KEGG: bja:blr0963 hypothetical protein): MIAPRLPVLALVAILLAPGAAQAIMGGGPAAAEVAAQTVLIVSTRGASCTGAVLAPDLVLTAAHCVAPASDYAVAIIGDGPPKLVPAKRIAVHPRFDAGQFQIHRPTPDLALVKLAEPLPGRFRTARLASADGLPEKGTPFLLAGYGVVADGQGKSAGTLRTVALSSIGITGGIMVRLSAPEGAAGACTGDSGGPAFRDGAVAGVTGWATGPGGSRGCGGVTGVTLVSLHRDWIEATAKSLGSPLGSGR; this comes from the coding sequence TGATCGCCCCACGCCTTCCCGTCCTCGCGCTGGTCGCGATCCTTCTTGCGCCAGGCGCGGCACAGGCCATCATGGGCGGCGGGCCGGCGGCGGCGGAGGTGGCGGCGCAGACGGTGCTCATCGTCTCCACCCGCGGCGCCTCCTGCACCGGCGCGGTACTGGCGCCCGATCTCGTGCTCACCGCCGCCCATTGCGTGGCGCCGGCGTCGGACTATGCGGTGGCCATCATCGGCGACGGACCGCCGAAGCTCGTGCCGGCCAAGCGCATCGCCGTGCATCCGCGCTTCGATGCCGGCCAGTTCCAGATCCACCGGCCGACCCCCGACCTCGCCCTTGTGAAGCTTGCAGAACCCCTGCCCGGCCGCTTCCGCACCGCGCGGCTCGCCAGCGCCGACGGCCTGCCCGAGAAGGGCACCCCCTTCCTGCTCGCCGGCTATGGCGTCGTTGCCGACGGCCAGGGCAAGAGCGCCGGCACGCTGCGCACGGTGGCGCTGTCCTCCATCGGCATCACCGGCGGCATCATGGTGCGCCTCTCGGCGCCGGAGGGCGCGGCCGGCGCCTGCACCGGAGATTCAGGCGGCCCCGCCTTCCGTGACGGGGCGGTGGCGGGCGTCACTGGCTGGGCCACCGGGCCGGGGGGCAGCCGCGGCTGCGGCGGCGTCACCGGCGTGACCCTGGTGTCGCTCCATCGCGACTGGATCGAGGCCACCGCGAAGAGCCTCGGCAGCCCGCTCGGCAGCGGGAGATAG